The Roseofilum reptotaenium CS-1145 genome has a segment encoding these proteins:
- a CDS encoding sensor histidine kinase, translating to MVRIADNGTGMPDEVKAHIFEQGFTTKKVGQGTGLGLAIAHQIVVATHGGTLTVDSELGQGTQFGIHLPI from the coding sequence ATTGTAAGAATTGCCGATAATGGGACGGGAATGCCAGACGAAGTCAAAGCACACATTTTCGAGCAAGGATTTACGACCAAAAAAGTCGGACAAGGAACCGGTTTGGGCCTGGCGATCGCGCACCAAATTGTGGTCGCAACCCATGGAGGAACTCTAACGGTTGACTCTGAGCTGGGTCAGGGAACACAATTTGGCATTCACTTGCCTATCTAG
- the minC gene encoding septum site-determining protein MinC — protein MPKVRSLMPESSVSPASLTFAVSLDAAPSEGTPDQPVDAVASEPPALLQETPQQEVQPLEGVAEGSQGAEFDPESSPEQRSLKDIPVKLKSQDTHFKLILPPEGELSCTWTELFQQIQVLLKGSDRLRESNVPVHLIAEDRLLDMRQLQAIADILKQSQLQLEQVETQRRQTAVAAATCGYSVQQVTRTDPLKSAPSQPLQLQEEPLYLQTTLRSGVEIRHKGTVIIQGDVNPGASIVADGDILIWGRLRGVAHAGAIGNPECVIMALDMEPTQVRIAGQVARAPQHSLPKPYPEVAYATPEGIRIAGAMDFQKVRQALADEQPEL, from the coding sequence ATGCCAAAAGTGCGATCGCTCATGCCTGAATCTTCTGTTTCTCCTGCTTCCTTAACTTTTGCTGTCAGCTTAGATGCGGCTCCTTCAGAGGGGACTCCGGATCAACCCGTTGATGCTGTGGCTTCAGAACCGCCTGCACTCCTCCAAGAAACTCCACAGCAAGAGGTTCAACCTCTAGAGGGGGTTGCCGAGGGAAGCCAAGGTGCAGAATTTGACCCAGAGTCGTCCCCGGAACAGCGCTCGCTCAAAGATATTCCGGTAAAGTTGAAATCCCAAGATACTCATTTTAAGTTGATTTTACCCCCAGAGGGAGAATTAAGTTGTACTTGGACGGAGTTGTTTCAACAAATTCAGGTGTTGCTCAAAGGCAGCGATCGCCTGCGAGAATCGAATGTACCGGTTCATTTAATCGCCGAAGACCGTTTATTGGATATGCGCCAACTTCAGGCGATCGCTGATATCCTGAAACAATCCCAACTTCAATTAGAACAGGTGGAAACTCAACGCCGCCAAACTGCTGTAGCAGCCGCCACCTGTGGCTATTCGGTGCAACAGGTTACCCGCACCGATCCCCTCAAGTCGGCTCCCTCCCAACCCCTACAACTGCAAGAAGAACCCCTCTATTTACAGACGACGTTGCGATCGGGTGTGGAAATTCGCCATAAAGGAACTGTAATTATCCAAGGGGATGTTAATCCTGGAGCCTCTATTGTTGCCGATGGTGATATCCTGATCTGGGGAAGACTGCGAGGAGTTGCTCATGCAGGAGCAATCGGGAACCCAGAATGTGTGATCATGGCTTTAGATATGGAGCCGACTCAAGTCCGCATTGCCGGTCAAGTTGCCAGAGCACCCCAACATTCCTTGCCTAAACCTTATCCAGAGGTCGCCTACGCCACCCCCGAAGGCATTCGCATTGCTGGAGCTATGGATTTTCAGAAAGTCCGTCAAGCTCTAGCCGATGAACAACCAGAACTTTAA
- a CDS encoding GNAT family N-acetyltransferase: MQGHHMQDATQSPAKAIVNADIVPLKPSDFTIASEYLAAAFSQDPMIGYFLPEETVAKKRALQHFSRSFLNFAQLYGHIYTTADDPKGVAICLPPEAFDISLPQLWQVLTSGLMISPLYMRWSRIQEFVAFFNTQIQMHDQLSPEPHWYLGMLGVSPKCQGQGIGGMLLQPILEESDRTKMPCYLETTTPGAVRFYERHGFEVVHQGMFADRQYWSMKRYPQSLS; this comes from the coding sequence ATGCAAGGTCATCACATGCAAGACGCAACTCAAAGTCCGGCAAAAGCGATCGTGAATGCGGATATTGTTCCTCTGAAACCATCCGATTTTACAATTGCATCAGAGTATCTTGCAGCCGCATTCAGCCAAGATCCTATGATCGGTTACTTTTTGCCGGAAGAAACGGTAGCCAAGAAAAGGGCGCTTCAGCACTTTAGCCGATCCTTTCTCAACTTCGCGCAGCTATACGGTCACATTTATACTACTGCTGACGATCCCAAAGGAGTCGCCATTTGTTTGCCTCCAGAAGCATTTGACATTTCGCTGCCACAGCTCTGGCAGGTGCTAACCTCGGGACTCATGATCAGTCCATTGTATATGCGTTGGAGTCGGATACAGGAATTTGTGGCATTCTTCAACACGCAGATTCAAATGCATGACCAGCTTTCTCCAGAACCTCATTGGTATTTAGGAATGCTAGGCGTTTCGCCAAAATGCCAAGGACAAGGAATTGGAGGAATGCTGCTTCAGCCAATCTTGGAAGAATCAGATCGCACCAAGATGCCTTGTTATTTAGAAACGACTACTCCCGGAGCCGTACGGTTCTATGAGCGACATGGGTTTGAAGTGGTTCACCAAGGAATGTTTGCCGATCGCCAGTATTGGTCAATGAAACGCTATCCCCAAAGCTTATCTTGA
- a CDS encoding TetR/AcrR family transcriptional regulator gives MAADQKSKARLATREKILHAASQVILNKGVEALTLDAVARQAEVSKGGLLYHFPNKNALIINLGEQLLQNFEAALQHEFEQDDAPGTPGQWLRAYVRSTERISQESLALFARLSSILVEIPPELLQYFAAYEERFNQHLEADGLDPVQARIIQLAIDGLWFSEVFQMLVPHAEMRDRVVETLLTMTRSLPSTD, from the coding sequence ATGGCAGCCGATCAAAAGTCAAAAGCGCGATTGGCAACTCGTGAAAAAATTTTGCACGCTGCGAGTCAAGTCATCCTGAATAAGGGTGTGGAAGCATTAACCCTTGATGCAGTTGCTCGACAAGCAGAAGTTAGCAAAGGAGGATTGCTCTATCACTTTCCGAATAAGAATGCATTGATTATTAATTTGGGTGAGCAACTGCTGCAAAATTTTGAAGCAGCTCTACAGCATGAGTTTGAACAAGATGATGCACCGGGAACGCCGGGACAGTGGCTCAGAGCTTATGTCCGTTCTACGGAACGAATAAGTCAAGAATCCCTTGCCTTGTTCGCCCGTTTATCATCCATCCTTGTCGAAATACCACCTGAACTATTGCAGTATTTTGCAGCTTATGAAGAGCGGTTTAATCAACATCTTGAAGCCGACGGACTCGATCCAGTACAGGCCAGGATTATTCAGTTAGCTATTGATGGACTGTGGTTTTCAGAAGTCTTTCAAATGCTTGTACCCCATGCAGAAATGCGCGATCGCGTTGTGGAAACCTTATTAACGATGACGCGCTCTCTTCCATCGACCGATTAA
- a CDS encoding GFA family protein: MFSEKMVKGSCLCGQIEYEVELIPEKTFNCHCSFCRKAHGSAFATLTFGKGDTLKITKGENLLKEHKNDLGGFRAFCSHCGTRLMNYAQDKSIYLSIVLSTVDTYIDFRPSAHVNIESKATWHDPYEGIPSFQQLPDGIL, from the coding sequence ATGTTCTCAGAAAAAATGGTAAAAGGTAGCTGTCTTTGTGGTCAGATTGAATACGAAGTAGAACTCATTCCGGAAAAAACATTCAACTGTCACTGTTCTTTCTGTAGAAAGGCTCATGGTTCTGCATTTGCTACGCTGACTTTTGGCAAAGGAGATACACTTAAAATCACAAAAGGTGAAAATTTACTAAAAGAACACAAAAATGATTTGGGTGGATTTAGAGCATTTTGCTCGCACTGCGGAACAAGGCTAATGAATTATGCCCAAGATAAATCGATATATCTAAGTATTGTTCTTTCCACAGTAGATACATATATAGACTTTCGTCCTTCGGCTCATGTAAATATTGAGTCTAAAGCAACTTGGCATGATCCCTATGAGGGTATCCCATCGTTTCAACAGTTACCCGATGGAATTTTATGA
- a CDS encoding DUF6151 family protein: MSHPIRCRCGCLQGSVANVNRANRVICYCRDCQAFAHFLGRSSEILDHQGGTDIIQTLPKNVSLTQGTEVLACMRLTETGLLRWYTSCCKTPIGNTLPSYKMSFVGLVHNCLESSEVTLDNSFGRVCSYVHTKSAKGEPKPKPVGLVATIARNMARILRARIDGSYKQTPFFSADSEMPTVNPKLLSDREYQDVMNEI, from the coding sequence ATGAGCCATCCGATACGGTGTAGATGTGGTTGTCTTCAGGGGAGTGTTGCCAATGTTAATCGTGCTAATCGGGTTATTTGTTATTGTCGGGACTGTCAGGCATTTGCTCACTTCTTAGGGAGAAGTAGTGAAATTCTCGATCATCAGGGTGGAACAGACATCATTCAGACGCTCCCCAAAAATGTCTCTTTGACTCAAGGGACTGAAGTCTTAGCCTGTATGCGCCTTACGGAAACCGGCCTGTTGCGTTGGTATACTAGCTGTTGCAAAACACCAATTGGAAATACCCTCCCAAGCTATAAGATGTCTTTCGTTGGTCTTGTCCATAACTGTTTAGAATCGTCTGAAGTAACACTGGATAATTCCTTTGGTCGAGTATGCAGCTACGTTCACACCAAATCTGCCAAAGGGGAGCCAAAACCAAAGCCAGTAGGGCTTGTCGCAACGATCGCCCGAAATATGGCTAGAATTTTGAGGGCACGAATTGATGGCAGCTACAAACAGACTCCTTTCTTTTCGGCTGACTCCGAAATGCCCACAGTCAACCCAAAACTACTGAGCGATCGAGAATACCAGGACGTTATGAATGAGATCTAA
- a CDS encoding nucleoside monophosphate kinase yields the protein MILGGPGAGKSTQARGLCDRFQIPLVSMGAILKRAIAEQTELGVQCQPYVERAEFVPDPILITFIRDRLLQADTSTGWLLEGYPRTAFQAEELDFLLDELQQQLNWAIFLDTSEPVMMERRLAMGESEDLPHLIERRIELFQTRTVPILDYYDKRQRLLTVDGNQSQDQVLAELQTRLIANSREH from the coding sequence GTGATTTTGGGCGGCCCGGGTGCGGGGAAAAGTACACAAGCAAGGGGTTTGTGCGATCGCTTCCAGATTCCGTTAGTGTCCATGGGAGCAATTCTGAAAAGGGCGATCGCCGAGCAAACCGAATTAGGTGTACAATGCCAACCCTATGTAGAACGGGCAGAATTTGTACCCGATCCGATTTTAATTACTTTTATCCGCGATCGCCTCCTACAAGCCGATACCAGCACTGGATGGCTCCTAGAAGGTTATCCTCGCACCGCATTCCAAGCCGAAGAACTCGATTTTTTACTTGATGAGCTACAGCAACAACTCAACTGGGCTATCTTCCTAGATACCTCAGAACCAGTAATGATGGAAAGGCGGTTAGCCATGGGTGAATCTGAAGATCTGCCCCACTTAATCGAACGACGGATTGAACTGTTTCAAACTCGGACTGTCCCCATTCTGGATTATTATGACAAACGTCAGCGACTACTCACCGTCGATGGGAATCAATCCCAAGACCAAGTGCTGGCCGAACTGCAAACTCGACTGATAGCAAATTCCAGGGAACATTAA
- the rph gene encoding ribonuclease PH, with protein MALPRPDGRQPDQLRPIRFERGFTKFAWGSVLTSFGDTQVLCTVSVQESVPKFLEGTGKGWLTAEYRMLPNATPQRHPRELLKLSGRTQEIQRLIGRSLRASLDLEQLGERTLTVDADVLQADAGTRTASITGGYVAVVDAINQLLAQGKLTQSPLRHRVAAVSVGLLEGEPYLDLCYEEDVIAQVDFNVVMNDRLEAIEVQGTAEQGSFNRHQLNQMLDRAEVGIEQLLSAQQDALS; from the coding sequence ATGGCTCTACCCCGTCCTGATGGTCGTCAACCGGATCAGCTCCGTCCCATTCGGTTTGAACGCGGTTTCACCAAGTTTGCTTGGGGTTCAGTCCTCACCAGTTTTGGCGATACTCAAGTCTTGTGTACCGTATCTGTACAAGAGAGTGTACCCAAATTTTTAGAAGGAACGGGGAAAGGATGGCTCACCGCAGAATATCGAATGCTTCCCAACGCCACCCCCCAGCGCCACCCCAGGGAACTCTTGAAATTATCAGGACGCACACAAGAAATTCAACGGTTAATTGGACGCAGTTTAAGAGCATCTTTGGACTTAGAACAGTTAGGTGAGCGCACCCTAACCGTCGATGCTGATGTCCTGCAAGCAGATGCAGGCACTCGTACCGCCTCCATTACTGGGGGATATGTGGCTGTAGTAGATGCCATTAATCAATTACTAGCACAAGGTAAATTAACCCAGTCTCCTTTACGTCATCGAGTCGCGGCTGTCTCTGTTGGATTACTCGAAGGCGAACCCTATTTAGACTTGTGCTACGAAGAAGATGTCATTGCCCAAGTCGATTTTAACGTGGTTATGAACGATCGCCTAGAGGCGATCGAAGTCCAAGGAACCGCCGAACAGGGCAGCTTTAACCGTCACCAACTCAATCAGATGCTAGATAGGGCAGAAGTAGGAATTGAGCAACTCTTGAGTGCTCAACAGGATGCTCTTTCTTGA
- a CDS encoding metallophosphoesterase family protein produces MKMKRRELLRWAAGIAFGWVIGKGMIANPFQPSLKTDISKNHLTFPDGGSPLLRFMSVADTGTGAEGQYAVSSAMVQYAQQFPCELVVLAGDNIYNNGEIEKIKAVFEDPYRLLLEQGVPFYACLGNHDIRTDNGVPQTQYPLFNMGGKRYYSFRRGSVQFWALDTNSNADWVNQLAWLEQELSQSDAPWKIVFGHHQIYSSAHYGLNTKLIETLTPLFQKYGVQLYINGHEHVYERTYAINGTTYLICGAGAGVRDVGRSAWTAHSASRLSFAAYEVYEDRILVQAIGTDHQVFDRGVIGMGNG; encoded by the coding sequence ATGAAGATGAAACGTCGTGAACTCCTGCGTTGGGCAGCCGGAATTGCCTTCGGATGGGTAATTGGTAAAGGGATGATAGCTAATCCCTTTCAACCCTCCTTAAAAACTGATATCTCCAAGAATCATCTAACCTTTCCAGATGGAGGTTCTCCTTTGCTGCGGTTTATGTCTGTTGCTGATACCGGAACTGGGGCCGAGGGTCAATATGCAGTGTCCTCAGCAATGGTTCAGTACGCCCAACAATTCCCCTGTGAATTAGTGGTTTTAGCGGGAGATAATATTTACAACAATGGTGAAATTGAAAAAATTAAAGCCGTTTTTGAAGACCCTTATCGCCTCTTGCTTGAACAGGGTGTTCCCTTTTACGCCTGTTTAGGAAATCACGATATTCGCACGGATAATGGTGTTCCTCAAACCCAATATCCTCTGTTCAATATGGGAGGAAAACGCTACTACAGTTTCCGTCGGGGCAGTGTACAGTTTTGGGCTTTAGATACCAATTCTAATGCGGACTGGGTAAACCAATTGGCTTGGTTAGAGCAAGAGTTAAGCCAATCCGATGCTCCTTGGAAAATTGTGTTTGGCCATCACCAAATCTATTCTTCTGCTCACTATGGATTAAACACCAAATTAATTGAAACTCTCACGCCCTTATTTCAAAAATATGGGGTACAACTGTATATTAATGGCCACGAGCATGTCTATGAACGAACGTATGCGATTAATGGTACAACCTACCTCATCTGTGGAGCAGGGGCAGGAGTGCGGGATGTCGGTCGTTCAGCATGGACAGCCCATTCTGCTTCTCGTCTGAGTTTTGCCGCCTATGAGGTCTATGAGGATCGCATCCTTGTCCAAGCAATAGGTACGGATCATCAAGTGTTTGATCGGGGGGTAATAGGAATGGGTAATGGGTAA
- a CDS encoding potassium channel family protein: MSSFSHTPLEENAPESNGDRFLICGLGRLGQECAIALKNFGVVVRAIEQSPPAQWELSTVPELLDTLIVGDCRQLHILEQAQIQTCRTVLIVTSNEEVNAQTALAVRQLNPNVRIVVRSAAHNLNQLLSEQLGNFFAAEPTQMIASAFGLAGLGAETLGFFELDGQSIQVMSHELEEGHRWCNTRSLQDINTTKRRVLFYLPRPGNPQNVVKPGDTIVYVEVVEKFSLTHDRQGPKFRRHWSEQGTLLEPLLVKILLVCFAIIIKQF, translated from the coding sequence ATGTCAAGCTTTTCACATACCCCATTAGAAGAGAATGCTCCAGAGTCGAATGGCGATCGCTTTTTAATCTGTGGTTTAGGTCGTCTCGGTCAAGAATGTGCGATCGCCTTGAAAAACTTTGGAGTCGTTGTCCGTGCTATTGAACAAAGTCCTCCTGCTCAGTGGGAATTATCTACAGTTCCTGAATTATTAGATACCTTGATTGTAGGAGATTGTCGGCAACTGCATATTCTTGAACAGGCTCAAATTCAAACCTGTCGAACTGTTTTAATTGTCACGAGTAATGAAGAAGTCAATGCCCAAACTGCTTTAGCGGTACGCCAATTGAATCCAAATGTCAGAATTGTTGTGCGTTCTGCCGCCCATAATTTGAATCAACTCTTGAGCGAACAGTTGGGTAACTTTTTTGCGGCTGAACCGACACAAATGATCGCTAGTGCTTTTGGTTTAGCCGGTTTAGGTGCAGAAACCTTGGGCTTTTTTGAGTTAGATGGCCAGAGTATACAGGTGATGAGTCATGAACTTGAAGAGGGTCATCGATGGTGTAATACGCGATCGCTTCAAGACATCAATACCACTAAGCGACGAGTTCTATTTTATCTTCCTAGACCGGGGAATCCCCAGAATGTGGTGAAACCAGGAGATACCATAGTTTATGTGGAAGTAGTAGAAAAATTTTCTCTAACTCACGATCGACAAGGCCCCAAATTCAGGAGACATTGGTCTGAGCAAGGAACGCTGCTGGAGCCGCTTTTGGTGAAAATATTATTAGTCTGTTTCGCTATCATCATCAAACAATTTTAG
- the psb28 gene encoding photosystem II reaction center protein Psb28: MAEIQLTKGITEKDVPEVRLTRARDKSSGTATFIFSDPTVFKEGNTDEVTGLHLIDEEGEIVSREVKAKFIDGKPTTVEALYVMEGEAKWDRFMRFMERYAKDHGLGFQKA; encoded by the coding sequence ATGGCAGAAATCCAGTTAACCAAAGGAATCACAGAAAAAGATGTTCCTGAAGTACGTCTGACCCGTGCTAGAGATAAAAGTAGTGGTACAGCAACATTTATTTTTTCCGATCCCACCGTTTTTAAGGAAGGCAATACTGATGAAGTCACTGGGTTACATCTGATTGATGAAGAAGGGGAAATCGTCAGTCGGGAAGTAAAAGCTAAGTTTATTGACGGTAAACCCACGACTGTAGAAGCCTTGTATGTGATGGAAGGAGAGGCGAAGTGGGATCGGTTTATGCGCTTTATGGAACGTTACGCCAAAGATCATGGTTTAGGCTTTCAGAAAGCATAG
- a CDS encoding DNA phosphorothioation-associated protein 4 — translation MAGYRIRLAKDKGELVKRLVESNEDNAPFETYADVVMFAATLGYHRNQAVPLNDVIAKEPAPIAWEIFRSRGYDLTIRLLAIAKTEDVSVLSLSSEEAIASQIQILEDYANGGLQILQDELRGIIDITHHLPLMLLKHQHPQESTPEFDLRQFL, via the coding sequence ATGGCAGGATACCGCATTCGATTAGCGAAGGATAAGGGAGAGTTAGTCAAGCGGTTGGTTGAATCTAACGAAGATAATGCACCGTTTGAAACCTATGCAGATGTGGTGATGTTTGCGGCTACTCTGGGATATCACCGTAATCAAGCGGTTCCCCTGAATGATGTTATTGCTAAGGAACCCGCTCCCATTGCCTGGGAGATTTTTCGATCGCGGGGATACGATCTCACCATTCGCCTATTGGCGATCGCCAAAACTGAGGACGTTAGCGTGCTTTCCCTGTCTTCTGAAGAGGCGATCGCCAGTCAAATTCAAATCCTCGAAGACTATGCCAATGGGGGGCTACAAATCCTACAAGATGAGTTGCGCGGCATCATTGATATTACTCATCATCTCCCCCTGATGTTGCTCAAACACCAGCATCCCCAAGAATCCACCCCGGAATTCGATTTACGGCAATTTTTATAA
- a CDS encoding acyl-CoA desaturase, which translates to MPNYSLLTKVSYVIGPILIIVSHIGSFMVLLTGLSWGAIAWIIFLYFIRMLATTGIYHRLLTHKSYQAHPFILWLGCIVGASAGQMGPSWWKAHHLCHHQYAEQDLDPHSPHAPYKGMRGFYWSQGGWLLSKKFFPTQLPSDVENNLPLRILDRLHFLPLVALGVVSYAIGGWEYLGAFFLSTTLLFHGVQTVNSFCHITGSEYFETNDLSRNNGWVAFLTLGEGWHNLHHAFPSSSRHGIMLREDKVIYLPDPTYAFIKMLEFLKLASKPRIPSETALLKRSKKETELPVLVET; encoded by the coding sequence ATGCCGAATTACTCCCTACTTACAAAGGTTTCGTATGTTATCGGGCCAATATTGATTATCGTTAGTCATATTGGATCGTTCATGGTTTTACTCACTGGCTTATCTTGGGGTGCGATCGCCTGGATTATTTTTTTATATTTCATCCGAATGCTGGCTACGACAGGCATTTACCATCGACTGCTTACCCACAAAAGCTATCAAGCTCATCCTTTTATTCTCTGGTTAGGATGTATAGTCGGTGCATCGGCTGGACAAATGGGCCCAAGTTGGTGGAAAGCTCACCATCTCTGTCATCATCAATATGCCGAACAAGACCTCGATCCCCACTCTCCCCATGCACCCTATAAGGGAATGCGTGGATTTTATTGGTCTCAAGGGGGATGGTTGCTCTCTAAAAAGTTCTTCCCTACTCAACTACCGAGTGATGTGGAAAATAATCTTCCCTTAAGGATACTCGATCGCTTACATTTTCTGCCTCTGGTTGCCCTAGGAGTCGTTTCTTATGCGATCGGTGGCTGGGAATATTTGGGTGCGTTTTTCCTGAGTACCACCTTACTTTTCCATGGGGTACAAACAGTGAATTCATTTTGCCATATTACCGGCTCTGAATACTTTGAAACCAATGATTTGAGCCGCAATAATGGCTGGGTGGCGTTTCTCACGTTAGGGGAAGGCTGGCATAATCTTCATCATGCGTTTCCTTCCTCAAGTCGCCATGGCATTATGCTCCGTGAAGATAAGGTAATTTATCTGCCCGATCCTACTTATGCATTTATTAAAATGCTAGAGTTTCTCAAGTTGGCTTCTAAACCGAGAATACCGAGTGAAACAGCGCTTTTGAAACGCTCGAAGAAGGAGACAGAGTTACCAGTTTTAGTGGAAACTTAG
- a CDS encoding DUF928 domain-containing protein, whose translation MFQPFSKTLIYLSCYAAVLTGAFSVPQASAQLPTDPNFEPPPGAGRPNETVGGGSRLLEEVLQIDFEPPPGQGAPRETVGGASRGPKCLPHEMPVTVLVPKTIQGIKYGLTVDPSPDFFVYIPDTVATQIEFIVTDNQPYPNGQIIDERVIDIPQKPGIIRIPLEGNLENDQYYEWAIYVQCPQVTPGSEPSFAFPSSGWIKKIAVDETLQQKVEASSVMEMILTYAEEGIWFDTLSILYEQLEKDPNNDKLQKTWKHLLQDQITDIDPLILDSSIVDCCQS comes from the coding sequence ATGTTTCAGCCTTTTTCTAAAACCTTAATCTACCTGAGCTGCTATGCGGCCGTTTTAACTGGAGCCTTCTCTGTCCCCCAAGCTTCTGCCCAACTGCCCACAGATCCCAATTTTGAACCTCCCCCTGGTGCTGGGAGACCTAATGAAACCGTAGGTGGAGGGAGTCGCCTTTTAGAAGAAGTGCTACAAATTGACTTTGAACCGCCTCCAGGTCAAGGGGCACCCCGTGAAACAGTTGGTGGAGCCAGTCGAGGCCCTAAATGTTTACCCCATGAAATGCCAGTGACCGTATTAGTCCCCAAAACAATTCAAGGCATTAAGTATGGCTTAACCGTCGATCCTTCTCCTGACTTTTTTGTTTATATCCCGGACACGGTGGCCACTCAAATTGAATTTATTGTCACGGATAATCAGCCTTATCCCAATGGACAAATTATTGATGAGCGGGTGATTGATATTCCTCAGAAACCGGGAATTATAAGAATTCCCTTGGAAGGGAACTTAGAAAATGACCAATATTATGAATGGGCAATTTACGTACAATGTCCCCAAGTTACTCCAGGCAGTGAACCCTCCTTTGCTTTTCCGTCTTCCGGATGGATCAAAAAAATTGCAGTGGATGAAACCCTCCAGCAAAAAGTAGAGGCTTCTTCAGTTATGGAAATGATACTCACCTATGCTGAAGAAGGGATTTGGTTCGACACCTTGAGTATTTTATATGAACAATTGGAAAAGGATCCAAATAATGATAAATTGCAAAAAACCTGGAAGCATTTATTGCAAGATCAAATCACTGATATTGACCCCTTAATTCTAGATTCTTCAATCGTTGATTGTTGTCAGTCTTAG